The nucleotide sequence TGCGTCACATCGTGTCTGGGCTCGCCGGAGCGATGGATGGCGGCTTCACCGGCCGGTCGGCTGTCGCTGTCTGTCACTGTGCCCTCCTGACTGTCCAGACTATCCGATCCGGAGCGCCGCGCGGGAGCCGGGTTTCACACTCAGCGGTCCCATACCGGGGATTCATAGGCTGGACTCGTGAAGACCAAAGCCCTGCGCCGCCCCGCCACCCCGATCGCCCTCGCAGCTGGCCTCCTCGCCACCTTCCTCGTGCTCTTCTCCCCGCTGTCGGCGTCCGCCCACGACGCCCTCCTGTCGTCGTCGCCCGCGGCGGACAGCACGGTCGAGACGCTGCCCTCGGCTCTCACGCTCACCTTCAACGCCAAGCTGATCGACGGCGAAGGGGCGACGGAGCTCGTCGTCACCGATCCGACGGGCGCCTCGGTGATCGACGGCTCCCCCACCGTCGACGGAGCGATCGTGACCCAGCCCCTCCGCGGCTCGGGCCCGGCGGGCGAGTACCACGTGGTGTGGAAGGTCGTCTCCAGCGACGGCCATCCGACGTCCGGGGAGTTCTCCTTCACCGTCTCGGTCGGTGACGAGGGCACGGCGACGGCGGAGCCCACCGCCGCTCCGACCACGGCCGCCCCCACCACGGCGCAGACCGCCGCACCCGAGCCCCCCGCGACGACCACGCCCGCGGCCGCGGACGGCGGCGACAGCGGCGCATCGGCGTGGATCTGGGCGATCTCGATCGCCGGGGTGCTCGCCGCGCTGGCGGTGGCCGTCTGGCTGACGATGCGCGGTCGGAGAGGCACCGCTCCGACCGATTCCGACGCCCCCTCGGAGCGATAGGCTTAAGGCATGCCACATTACGACGTCGTCATCCTTGGTGCAGGTCCTGGCGGATACGTCGCTGCGGTTCGCAGCGCGCAGCTCGGTCTGTCCACCGCCATCATCGAGGAGAAGTACTGGGGTGGTGTCTGCCTCAACGTCGGCTGCATCCCTTC is from Microbacterium sp. BLY and encodes:
- a CDS encoding copper resistance CopC family protein, encoding MKTKALRRPATPIALAAGLLATFLVLFSPLSASAHDALLSSSPAADSTVETLPSALTLTFNAKLIDGEGATELVVTDPTGASVIDGSPTVDGAIVTQPLRGSGPAGEYHVVWKVVSSDGHPTSGEFSFTVSVGDEGTATAEPTAAPTTAAPTTAQTAAPEPPATTTPAAADGGDSGASAWIWAISIAGVLAALAVAVWLTMRGRRGTAPTDSDAPSER